One Rhodobacteraceae bacterium M385 genomic region harbors:
- a CDS encoding isocitrate lyase/phosphoenolpyruvate mutase family protein has product MKMSDRHELFADLHKQGCFVMPNPWDRGSARMMAASGAVALATTSAGHAFTLGRADMGGVTRDEALAHAQDIISATNLPVSGDFENGFGDDPDTVAETIRMAAEVGLSGCGIEDMGFENGLHAYDFDLTVERIRAAVAAVRALGRPFVLTARADGVMNGLYDLGEGIRRLQAFEAAGADCLYLPVPPGRAELAQVLGAVTAPVNALSVGPLQDLSLAELTAMGVRRISLGSQIARVTHAAIRDAMGGVMAGDFTVLKGSASGDEIDAMLQEGCADDRDFGPQGP; this is encoded by the coding sequence ATGAAGATGTCTGACCGCCATGAGTTGTTCGCCGACCTGCACAAGCAGGGCTGTTTCGTGATGCCCAACCCTTGGGATCGCGGCTCTGCCCGGATGATGGCGGCATCGGGCGCGGTGGCTTTGGCCACAACATCGGCGGGTCATGCGTTTACCTTGGGGCGGGCGGATATGGGCGGCGTCACGCGGGATGAGGCTTTGGCCCACGCCCAAGACATCATCAGTGCCACAAACCTGCCTGTGTCGGGCGATTTTGAGAACGGCTTTGGCGATGATCCTGACACCGTGGCCGAGACGATCCGCATGGCCGCAGAGGTCGGGCTTTCGGGCTGCGGGATCGAGGATATGGGCTTTGAGAATGGCCTGCACGCCTATGATTTTGACCTCACCGTGGAACGCATCCGGGCCGCCGTGGCAGCCGTACGCGCTTTGGGGCGGCCCTTCGTGCTGACCGCGCGGGCCGATGGGGTGATGAACGGGCTTTATGATTTGGGCGAGGGCATCCGCCGTTTGCAAGCCTTCGAGGCTGCGGGCGCCGATTGCCTTTATCTGCCAGTCCCGCCGGGAAGGGCGGAATTGGCGCAGGTTTTGGGGGCGGTTACGGCGCCAGTGAACGCGCTGTCGGTGGGACCGTTGCAGGACCTGTCCTTGGCCGAGCTGACGGCGATGGGGGTGCGGCGCATCTCGCTTGGCAGTCAGATCGCAAGGGTGACCCATGCTGCGATCCGCGACGCGATGGGCGGCGTGATGGCCGGGGATTTCACGGTCCTGAAGGGGAGCGCTTCAGGGGACGAGATTGACGCAATGCTACAGGAGGGCTGCGCAGATGACCGAGATTTTGGACCGCAAGGGCCGTAG
- a CDS encoding trimethylamine methyltransferase family protein, with amino-acid sequence MTEILDRKGRRGGGRAARVAARAAALPDALRPIRPGMEGGTLKVLSDAQVAQIHEAALQALETIGLADAPQSGVDLMVSVGAVLGEDGRLRFPRQVVEDALGKAARGITLMGRDAAHDLHLSGPKVHYGTAGAAVHIVEPASNTYRECTAQDLYNAAQITQSLDNVNFFQRPMVCRDVVDNLEMDLNSIFASVSGTTKHIGMSFSDPSHVGPCMELIHQLAGGEDAWRARPFISNSNCFVVPPMKFATESCETMELCIRAGMPVLLLSAGMAGATAPSTIAGAVTQATAECLAGLVYVNALSPGFPAVFGTWPFGLDLRTGAMCLGSGEQALLSSACAQMHQFYGLPGGAAGGASDSKMPDMQAGWEQMCSNVMAGLSGLNMVYEAAGMHASLLGFCLESLILSDDLIGQAMRCVRGIEVTEDTLALDQMAEVCLGGTGHYLGTDRTLALMQSDFVYPTLGNRMSPKEWEENQKPDLMASAIARKEKILAEARPQISPEVDQAVRAKYAMYFNS; translated from the coding sequence ATGACCGAGATTTTGGACCGCAAGGGCCGTAGAGGCGGCGGCCGCGCCGCCCGTGTGGCCGCAAGGGCCGCCGCCCTGCCAGATGCGTTGCGCCCGATCCGACCGGGGATGGAAGGAGGCACCCTGAAGGTGTTGTCCGACGCGCAGGTTGCCCAGATCCACGAGGCCGCTTTGCAAGCGCTGGAAACCATTGGCCTTGCCGACGCGCCGCAATCGGGGGTTGATCTGATGGTCTCGGTCGGCGCGGTTTTGGGCGAAGATGGCCGCCTCCGCTTCCCGCGCCAAGTGGTGGAAGACGCCCTTGGAAAGGCCGCGCGGGGGATCACCTTGATGGGGCGTGACGCGGCCCATGACCTGCATCTATCCGGCCCCAAGGTCCACTACGGCACCGCAGGCGCGGCGGTTCATATTGTTGAACCCGCCAGCAACACTTACCGCGAATGCACGGCGCAAGACCTCTATAACGCCGCGCAAATCACGCAATCCCTCGATAACGTTAACTTCTTTCAGCGGCCCATGGTGTGCCGAGATGTGGTGGATAATCTTGAGATGGACCTGAACTCCATCTTTGCCAGCGTGTCCGGCACGACCAAACATATCGGCATGTCCTTTAGCGATCCGTCCCATGTGGGCCCTTGTATGGAGCTGATCCACCAACTTGCGGGAGGAGAGGACGCTTGGCGCGCGCGGCCCTTTATCTCCAACTCCAATTGCTTCGTGGTGCCGCCGATGAAATTCGCCACGGAAAGCTGCGAAACGATGGAACTGTGCATCCGCGCGGGGATGCCGGTGCTGCTTCTTAGCGCGGGCATGGCGGGGGCCACGGCTCCGTCCACCATCGCGGGTGCGGTGACCCAGGCAACGGCGGAATGTCTGGCCGGCTTGGTCTATGTGAACGCCCTGTCGCCGGGGTTCCCGGCGGTGTTTGGGACATGGCCGTTCGGCTTGGACCTGCGCACCGGGGCCATGTGCCTTGGATCGGGCGAGCAGGCGTTGCTTTCCTCGGCCTGCGCCCAGATGCATCAGTTCTACGGCCTGCCAGGCGGCGCGGCGGGCGGGGCATCGGACAGCAAAATGCCCGATATGCAAGCGGGGTGGGAGCAGATGTGCTCGAACGTGATGGCGGGCTTGTCAGGGCTGAACATGGTTTATGAGGCGGCGGGAATGCACGCCTCGCTTCTGGGGTTCTGTCTGGAAAGCCTGATCCTGTCCGATGATCTGATCGGCCAAGCCATGCGCTGCGTCCGCGGGATTGAGGTGACCGAAGACACGCTGGCGCTCGACCAGATGGCCGAGGTCTGCTTGGGCGGGACCGGGCATTATCTTGGCACCGATAGGACGCTGGCCCTGATGCAAAGCGATTTCGTCTATCCCACTCTTGGCAACCGCATGAGCCCGAAGGAGTGGGAGGAGAACCAGAAACCCGATCTGATGGCTTCGGCCATTGCCCGGAAAGAGAAGATCTTGGCCGAGGCGCGGCCTCAAATCTCGCCCGAGGTCGACCAAGCGGTGCGGGCGAAATACGCGATGTATTTCAACAGTTGA
- a CDS encoding dipeptidase — translation MRIDGLQYCNWSRRIFEEMRKGGLDAVHVTIAYHEVFRETVLQIERWNRYFEDHSDLIVPAHTAADVVAAKASGRTAIIFGAQNPSPIEDDIGLVQILHTLGLRFMQLTYNNQSLLATGCYEAEDPGLTRMGREVIAEMNRVGLVVDMSHSADRSTIEAAEHSTRPIAITHANPYDWHPARRNKKPPVIEAVVAGGGMMGFSLYPHHLKGGSDCKLDSFCGAMMDMVSRYGIAHFGIGSDLCQDQPDSVVEWMRVGRWTKQIDYGEGSKDNAGFPPQPAWFRSNADFPNIEDGLRAVGFDGASVAALMGGNWLAFFDKNFVPQ, via the coding sequence ATGAGAATTGACGGACTACAATATTGCAACTGGTCACGCCGCATCTTTGAGGAGATGCGCAAAGGCGGGCTTGATGCGGTCCACGTCACCATCGCCTACCACGAGGTGTTTCGCGAAACCGTCCTGCAAATAGAACGCTGGAACCGCTATTTTGAGGATCACAGCGACCTGATCGTGCCCGCCCATACGGCCGCAGATGTGGTGGCGGCCAAGGCATCGGGGCGCACGGCGATTATCTTCGGGGCGCAGAACCCCAGCCCGATCGAGGATGACATTGGGCTCGTGCAGATCCTGCACACCCTTGGGCTGCGTTTCATGCAACTGACCTACAATAACCAATCCCTTCTGGCGACCGGCTGTTACGAGGCCGAAGACCCCGGGTTGACCCGCATGGGCCGTGAAGTCATTGCCGAGATGAACCGCGTCGGGCTGGTGGTGGACATGAGCCATTCCGCCGACCGATCAACCATCGAGGCGGCAGAGCATTCCACGCGCCCCATCGCGATCACCCATGCCAACCCCTACGACTGGCACCCGGCCCGCCGCAACAAGAAACCACCGGTGATCGAGGCCGTCGTGGCCGGCGGCGGGATGATGGGGTTTTCCCTTTATCCTCATCATCTTAAGGGCGGTAGCGATTGCAAGTTGGATAGCTTTTGTGGCGCGATGATGGACATGGTCTCTCGCTACGGGATCGCGCATTTCGGCATCGGCAGCGACCTGTGCCAAGACCAGCCCGACAGTGTGGTAGAGTGGATGCGCGTGGGACGTTGGACCAAGCAGATCGACTATGGTGAAGGCTCCAAGGACAACGCGGGTTTCCCACCGCAGCCTGCATGGTTCCGGTCCAACGCGGACTTCCCGAACATTGAAGATGGCTTGCGGGCTGTGGGGTTTGATGGGGCCTCGGTCGCGGCGCTCATGGGGGGGAATTGGCTGGCGTTCTTTGATAAGAACTTCGTCCCGCAATGA
- a CDS encoding FHA domain-containing protein: MIVFPVRFRVRQIGIDGNAMGPSRILLCEDAGSFLIGKNDDADVPLAGEAVSRRHMSLVLSPQEVRVRDEGSTNGTYVNGTRADDVALSVGDQVSIPGWLLELLGPSEDAARVTHIGSEAVDASLVSRLVISDEATPPPSRRRFPDAEFGPSEVVNVEALRASGNPVEEVRFCAVGGGLGSFVWVDHLRCYGVAAADIKVIGTETTCYQTYKRYCKNSQIPDHERLRSNSLSRPDNIWGFPGYALREVGKGTGYLGVLQVLAEPTLAQSYTPRAGDVFDSLDREATRIGWPEMLVKAQVLGLRKTTDGRYAVAYKLWGGEALGEARNRYMVADVIHLATGYPATRFVDDFQTFITNHPESRAQVANAYEPHDQIYAEAEKRGGPVQVVVRGRGIVASRILQRLHEARAKNPNLRIIHSMRSPIGAGDGASFRNARRLARNNVQIQPFNWPKSCWGGDLRVLYQEADAPTRGVLLNQLGGTTTAERSDWLTLVERGTEEGWYRPVFGTIRTLHPLPPQGAQPSGVRVEIATVDGNAEQINADYLIDCTGLIADIRRSPLLADLLDVYDLPRNHAYHLRDDTPEQGHATGLACSPNFEIEGLRNGTGRVYAAGTITTGGPYLAVDSFLGLQYSALRSVDHLVAERQHKVRNLGPFRSFAGWSKWMIGRRP; the protein is encoded by the coding sequence ATGATTGTGTTTCCTGTCCGCTTTCGGGTCCGCCAGATCGGCATTGACGGCAATGCAATGGGCCCGTCGCGCATTTTATTGTGTGAAGACGCAGGCAGCTTCCTGATCGGCAAAAACGACGATGCAGATGTCCCCTTGGCGGGGGAGGCCGTGTCGCGGCGGCACATGTCCTTGGTGCTCAGCCCGCAAGAGGTTCGCGTGCGCGACGAAGGCTCCACCAACGGCACCTATGTGAACGGCACGCGGGCCGATGACGTGGCGCTGTCGGTCGGCGATCAGGTGTCGATCCCGGGCTGGTTGCTAGAGCTTTTGGGCCCGTCCGAGGACGCCGCGCGGGTCACTCACATCGGATCCGAGGCCGTCGACGCGAGCCTTGTGAGCCGCTTGGTCATCTCCGACGAGGCCACGCCGCCCCCGTCGCGCCGCCGCTTTCCCGATGCGGAATTTGGCCCGAGTGAGGTGGTGAATGTTGAGGCTCTCCGCGCCTCGGGCAACCCGGTGGAGGAGGTGCGTTTTTGTGCCGTCGGCGGCGGTCTGGGCAGCTTCGTTTGGGTCGACCACCTGCGCTGCTACGGGGTGGCGGCGGCGGATATCAAAGTGATCGGGACTGAGACGACCTGTTATCAGACTTATAAAAGGTACTGCAAAAACAGCCAGATACCGGACCACGAGCGGCTGCGTTCAAACTCGCTTAGTCGTCCCGACAATATCTGGGGCTTTCCCGGCTATGCGCTGCGTGAAGTGGGTAAAGGCACCGGATATCTGGGCGTGTTGCAGGTGTTGGCAGAACCCACTCTGGCACAATCCTATACCCCGCGGGCCGGCGACGTTTTTGACAGCCTCGATCGGGAGGCCACCCGCATCGGTTGGCCGGAAATGTTGGTTAAGGCGCAGGTTTTGGGCCTGCGAAAGACCACCGACGGGCGCTATGCTGTGGCCTACAAGCTCTGGGGCGGAGAGGCCCTTGGTGAGGCGCGCAATCGCTATATGGTGGCCGATGTCATCCACCTCGCCACGGGCTACCCCGCGACCCGTTTTGTTGATGATTTCCAGACCTTTATCACAAATCATCCCGAGTCTCGGGCACAAGTTGCCAACGCTTACGAGCCCCACGACCAGATCTATGCCGAGGCTGAAAAACGCGGCGGTCCGGTGCAAGTCGTGGTGCGCGGGCGGGGGATTGTGGCGTCGCGTATTCTGCAAAGGCTGCACGAGGCGCGAGCGAAAAATCCTAACCTGCGCATCATCCACTCGATGCGCAGCCCCATCGGCGCAGGCGACGGGGCCAGCTTCCGAAATGCCCGCAGGCTGGCGAGGAATAACGTGCAAATTCAGCCGTTTAACTGGCCCAAATCGTGTTGGGGTGGTGATCTGCGGGTGCTCTATCAAGAGGCCGACGCGCCGACCCGCGGCGTGCTGCTGAACCAGCTAGGGGGAACCACCACGGCAGAGCGGTCCGATTGGTTAACGCTGGTGGAACGGGGCACCGAAGAAGGCTGGTACAGGCCCGTTTTCGGCACGATTCGCACCCTGCATCCTTTGCCGCCGCAGGGCGCACAACCTTCTGGCGTGCGGGTTGAGATTGCCACAGTGGACGGCAATGCAGAGCAGATCAACGCCGACTACCTTATTGATTGTACAGGGTTAATTGCCGACATCCGCCGATCGCCTCTGCTGGCGGATTTGCTGGATGTCTACGACCTTCCGCGCAACCATGCCTACCATTTGCGCGATGACACGCCCGAGCAGGGGCATGCCACAGGTCTTGCCTGCTCCCCCAACTTCGAGATTGAGGGGCTGCGCAATGGCACGGGTCGCGTTTATGCGGCGGGCACGATCACCACGGGGGGGCCGTATCTGGCCGTCGATAGCTTTCTGGGCCTGCAATATTCTGCGCTGCGGTCAGTCGATCATCTGGTGGCAGAGCGGCAGCATAAGGTGCGCAATCTTGGCCCATTTCGGTCGTTTGCCGGGTGGAGTAAATGGATGATCGGACGCCGCCCATGA
- a CDS encoding FHA domain-containing protein, whose amino-acid sequence MVKKPILTDDDFGDAPDHGNALPPVPPVAMGGATRQVGGPQDAPRAAEAASGGRDASGHARPKTRILGFAAGRDAPQAQGGAVEHPPVGWLVVVSGPGKGAACVLTMGMNAIGRGDDAHVQLDFGDTSISRDAHAYVTYDDEARRFFITHAGKTNLVRLNATPVLATHDLTHGDTIRIGATTLRFIALCGTDFDWADT is encoded by the coding sequence ATGGTCAAGAAACCCATCCTGACAGACGATGATTTCGGCGATGCGCCGGACCACGGCAACGCCTTGCCGCCTGTACCGCCTGTGGCCATGGGCGGAGCGACGCGACAGGTGGGCGGCCCACAGGACGCGCCCCGTGCAGCCGAGGCTGCTTCTGGCGGGCGCGATGCCTCGGGCCATGCGCGGCCCAAGACCCGGATTTTGGGGTTCGCCGCGGGGCGTGACGCACCGCAAGCGCAGGGGGGTGCGGTCGAACATCCCCCCGTGGGCTGGTTGGTGGTCGTTTCCGGGCCGGGTAAGGGCGCGGCCTGCGTTTTGACCATGGGCATGAACGCCATTGGGCGCGGCGATGACGCCCATGTGCAGCTGGATTTCGGCGACACCAGCATCAGCCGCGACGCTCACGCCTATGTCACCTATGACGATGAAGCGCGGCGCTTTTTCATCACTCATGCCGGGAAGACCAACCTTGTGCGGCTCAACGCTACGCCGGTTCTGGCGACCCATGATTTGACCCACGGCGACACCATCCGTATCGGGGCCACCACGCTGCGGTTCATCGCCCTTTGCGGCACCGACTTCGATTGGGCCGATACATGA
- a CDS encoding DUF3726 domain-containing protein, which produces MTQDLSLGELQSLCAKATRGAGRAVGTAEDAGHAVRWLCARGLAGAEALVALLRATDGMSTAALVGALPDATHVDEGALCPLASGGYLSDSGLVPEGLVGPVYAPQLLRPFLAHLSPYGVDIMPVNATYGPQVIQVVYRKTACLPVLSRTQISAETLAALQGFAARTYAPETDQRRAQGAGAGLSDND; this is translated from the coding sequence ATGACCCAGGATTTATCATTGGGGGAGCTGCAATCCTTATGCGCAAAGGCAACCCGAGGCGCAGGCCGCGCGGTTGGCACGGCAGAGGACGCGGGCCATGCAGTCAGGTGGCTGTGCGCGCGCGGCTTGGCGGGGGCAGAGGCGTTGGTGGCCCTGCTACGCGCCACGGATGGCATGAGCACAGCGGCGCTTGTGGGCGCTTTGCCGGACGCGACGCATGTGGATGAGGGCGCGTTGTGTCCGCTGGCGTCGGGCGGCTACCTGTCCGACAGTGGCCTTGTGCCAGAGGGGCTGGTTGGGCCCGTCTACGCGCCCCAATTGCTCCGACCTTTTCTGGCCCACTTGTCGCCCTATGGCGTTGATATCATGCCTGTAAACGCCACCTATGGCCCTCAGGTCATCCAAGTGGTGTACCGCAAAACGGCTTGTCTTCCGGTCCTCTCCCGCACTCAGATATCCGCTGAAACCCTTGCGGCGTTGCAGGGCTTTGCAGCCCGCACCTATGCCCCCGAAACCGACCAACGTCGCGCGCAAGGGGCAGGGGCGGGGCTGTCGGATAACGATTAA
- a CDS encoding protein phosphatase 2C domain-containing protein, giving the protein MSAIGYDVATALWQGARPYQEDTLLADFHGGVDRGFAILADGMGGHAAGDLASRLVVIDAASHLKFLIHDGEGLEKTLHSELTSAITTANDVLRDRAADDRRLQGMGATFLATVIFEDRLYWASVGDSPLYLWREGALRQLNEDHSMAPVIDQMAKSGEITREEAANHPDRNALTSVLMGRSLKATDVPKTATVLDPGDVLIQASDGLQYLDNAEISRIVGQGGSSADIAAALIEALKGRADPMQDNTALLVLQLTSGDAARVGVPTATAAATVAASGDLSERAVGTPAAGASPRAQTPTDVPRPAGGRRWVLPAGVLGGAAAAGLGMVMFGVPIVNGPELAIAPTYEPAIEIAAVAPEVAAPPVPTAAPSVPAPTPAPVAAPSAPGASGARIAAVPMGDAPADASGALGAIAAPTALDRGATPLPLPTAEISEAISPPSVPDKFATGTATAATIPFSGPSSVVPLREGINAPSPEATPAPVLQSQRGLRGVAPQERGR; this is encoded by the coding sequence ATGAGCGCGATTGGCTACGATGTTGCCACCGCTCTTTGGCAAGGTGCGCGCCCGTATCAGGAGGATACGCTGCTGGCGGATTTCCACGGCGGCGTGGACCGGGGCTTTGCGATTTTGGCCGATGGCATGGGCGGCCATGCGGCAGGCGATTTGGCATCGCGCTTGGTGGTGATCGACGCAGCGAGCCATTTGAAATTCCTGATCCACGATGGGGAGGGGTTGGAGAAGACCCTGCATTCGGAACTCACCTCCGCCATCACCACGGCCAATGATGTCCTGCGCGACCGCGCCGCCGATGATCGGCGGTTGCAGGGCATGGGCGCGACGTTTCTGGCGACGGTGATCTTTGAGGACCGGCTCTATTGGGCCTCGGTCGGGGATAGTCCGTTGTACCTTTGGCGGGAGGGGGCGCTGCGGCAGTTGAACGAAGATCACTCCATGGCGCCGGTCATCGACCAGATGGCAAAAAGCGGAGAGATCACCCGCGAAGAGGCCGCCAACCACCCCGATCGCAATGCGCTGACCTCGGTGCTGATGGGGCGGAGCCTGAAGGCGACGGACGTGCCGAAAACGGCAACGGTCCTGGACCCCGGTGATGTGCTGATCCAAGCCTCGGACGGTTTGCAGTACCTTGATAACGCAGAGATTTCACGGATCGTGGGGCAGGGGGGCAGCAGCGCGGATATCGCGGCGGCGCTGATCGAAGCCCTGAAAGGCCGCGCTGATCCGATGCAAGACAACACGGCACTGTTGGTGCTGCAATTGACCTCGGGAGATGCAGCGCGGGTAGGGGTGCCCACGGCGACGGCAGCGGCGACGGTAGCAGCGTCGGGCGATCTGTCTGAACGGGCTGTCGGGACGCCCGCCGCCGGGGCGTCACCCCGAGCGCAGACCCCGACAGACGTGCCACGCCCCGCCGGCGGACGGCGATGGGTGCTACCAGCGGGTGTGCTTGGGGGGGCGGCTGCGGCGGGCTTGGGGATGGTGATGTTTGGCGTGCCCATAGTGAACGGGCCGGAACTTGCCATCGCGCCCACGTATGAGCCCGCAATAGAGATCGCTGCCGTCGCGCCCGAAGTTGCAGCCCCCCCGGTCCCGACTGCCGCACCCTCGGTTCCGGCCCCGACGCCCGCACCAGTCGCTGCGCCTTCTGCGCCCGGAGCCTCCGGCGCGCGCATTGCGGCGGTGCCAATGGGCGATGCCCCCGCAGACGCATCCGGGGCCTTGGGGGCCATCGCCGCGCCCACCGCCCTGGACCGCGGCGCGACCCCATTGCCCCTGCCAACCGCCGAGATTTCCGAGGCGATCTCGCCCCCCTCCGTCCCCGATAAATTCGCCACTGGCACGGCCACTGCCGCCACAATCCCTTTCAGCGGGCCCTCCTCTGTGGTGCCCTTGCGCGAAGGGATCAACGCGCCGTCCCCCGAAGCAACCCCCGCGCCTGTTTTGCAGTCGCAACGCGGGCTGCGCGGGGTCGCGCCGCAGGAACGGGGGCGCTGA
- a CDS encoding sulfite exporter TauE/SafE family protein → MTRSSAMAPVVKAWIPIHLAVLLAAYGWLFWDSALALSTVLGLWFFFPVGVAGAIIANATGTGGGVVFVPVFTALQEGGISLPPALLQIATLKPEEAVAVSFAIQCFGMSVGALTWAHGIFVKDVLAWDERVSAQTLMALTFTPLATGIPALLLTQFYLELDGAALLGWFKVFSLLLGITLLIFAWMQRRNAAKDRKIWVSPKELWVLLALGVIGGFVTALFSVGIGEFLAIYLILRRFPTRVAIAVAVWVSVVCVICGVWEGYLAGLVRSEIVLIAVPGAIIGGALAKGIAQVLGSLWLKTLASLWIIGSSLYLLLG, encoded by the coding sequence GTGACCCGGTCCTCTGCCATGGCGCCTGTTGTGAAGGCATGGATTCCGATCCATCTTGCGGTGCTTTTGGCGGCTTATGGGTGGCTGTTTTGGGACAGCGCCTTGGCGCTCAGCACGGTTCTGGGGCTTTGGTTTTTCTTCCCTGTGGGCGTCGCGGGCGCGATCATTGCCAACGCGACAGGCACGGGGGGCGGCGTGGTTTTCGTGCCGGTCTTCACCGCTTTGCAGGAGGGCGGCATCTCCCTGCCGCCTGCCTTGTTGCAGATCGCGACTTTGAAACCCGAGGAAGCCGTTGCGGTTTCCTTTGCGATTCAATGCTTTGGCATGTCTGTGGGGGCGTTGACATGGGCGCACGGGATTTTCGTGAAGGACGTGTTGGCCTGGGACGAAAGGGTCTCGGCGCAAACGTTAATGGCGTTAACCTTCACACCCTTGGCGACGGGCATTCCGGCGCTGTTGTTAACCCAATTCTATCTAGAGCTGGACGGCGCGGCGCTATTGGGGTGGTTCAAGGTCTTCTCCCTCTTGCTCGGGATCACCTTGCTGATTTTTGCTTGGATGCAGCGCCGAAACGCCGCCAAGGACCGCAAGATTTGGGTATCCCCGAAAGAGCTTTGGGTGCTGCTGGCCTTGGGCGTAATCGGTGGTTTCGTGACGGCTCTGTTTTCCGTCGGGATCGGAGAGTTCCTTGCTATCTATCTGATATTGCGCCGTTTCCCAACGAGGGTTGCCATCGCCGTGGCAGTCTGGGTCAGTGTCGTCTGCGTGATCTGCGGCGTGTGGGAGGGGTATTTGGCGGGCCTTGTGAGGTCCGAAATCGTCTTGATCGCCGTCCCCGGCGCGATCATCGGCGGAGCCTTGGCTAAGGGCATTGCACAGGTGTTGGGGTCGCTGTGGCTGAAGACATTGGCATCGCTCTGGATCATCGGATCGAGCCTCTACCTTCTGCTTGGTTAG